In Spirochaetota bacterium, the genomic window GACTTCAATCTCTTCCATACTTGCTTCCATATCTATAAGTTCCTTTGGCTTTGAGAACGTTCTCATCCTCACTTTTGCTCCTGCTTCGTCAATAAGGTCAATTGCCTTATCAGGTAGATATCTACCTTGTATATACTGTTTTGAAAGATAAACCGACTGTATAATAGCATCGTCATCATATACTACTTTGTGAAAGTCTTCATACTTCTTTTTTATACCCCTAAGTATCTCAAGAGTTACCTCAACCGAAGGCTCTTCAACAAGAATCATCTGAAATCTTCTTTCAAGAGCTTTGTCTCTCTCTATATATTTCCTATAATCATCAAGTGTTGTTGCCCCAATGAATTGTATATCTCCTCTTGATAACTCTGGTTTGAGTATATTAGCAGCGTCAATAGCACCTTCTGCAGCACCAGCACCTATAACAGTATGAATCTCATCTATAAACACTATCACATCACCAGCAGACTTTATCTCATTTATGATATTCTTAAGTCTATCTTCAAACTCTCCTCTGTATTTAGTTCCAGCTACTATTGCAGGTATGTTTAGTTGAATAACTCTTTTATCTATTAGATACTCAGGAACTTGTCCCTTTACTATTCTTTGAGCCAAACCTTCAACTATTGAGGTTTTTCCAACACCAGGTAATCCAGCCAAAACAGGGTTATTTTTCTTCCTCCTTACGAGAACCTGTATAGTCCTTTCTATCTCCTTATCTCTTCCTATCACAGGATCAAGCTTCCCTTCCAATGCAAGTTTGCATAGATCCGTTCCGAATTCATCAAGTAGGGGAGTCCTAACTTTTTTCTTGACTTTCTCGCGCTGTTCTACTTGCTTTGCCCCAAATGGAACAACATTTGATATCCTCGCAACAGTTCTTCTAAGAGCATCAACTGTTATACCATTATTTTCAAGAACTATGTATGCTATACCACTATATCCACTCATGATTGCTATGAGTATATGTTCAGGACCTATGTAATTATGTCCTAGTTTCTTAGCCTCTTCCGATGCAACATCAAGAACTTTTTTAACATTCTGACTGAAAGGTAGTGACCCCATGTTTATGGGTCCCATAGGATTTCTTATAGCATTTTCTATATCTAACTTAAGTTTTTCAGTATCAACTCCCAGATCTCTTAATGCCGTTATTGCTCTATTGTCATTATCTGCAATTATTCCTATAAGTATATGTTCTACTTCTATTTTATCATTCCTCAATCTCTTCGCTGCCTCTTGAGACAGAATATTCAATATCTTCTTACTTCCTGGTGTAAGACCTTCAGGAAACATAAACATATACCTCTCACCGTTAAAATTTAAGGAAACACTTATCTAAAATCAACTTTTTAGAGTACG contains:
- a CDS encoding ATP-dependent Clp protease ATP-binding subunit, which gives rise to MFPEGLTPGSKKILNILSQEAAKRLRNDKIEVEHILIGIIADNDNRAITALRDLGVDTEKLKLDIENAIRNPMGPINMGSLPFSQNVKKVLDVASEEAKKLGHNYIGPEHILIAIMSGYSGIAYIVLENNGITVDALRRTVARISNVVPFGAKQVEQREKVKKKVRTPLLDEFGTDLCKLALEGKLDPVIGRDKEIERTIQVLVRRKKNNPVLAGLPGVGKTSIVEGLAQRIVKGQVPEYLIDKRVIQLNIPAIVAGTKYRGEFEDRLKNIINEIKSAGDVIVFIDEIHTVIGAGAAEGAIDAANILKPELSRGDIQFIGATTLDDYRKYIERDKALERRFQMILVEEPSVEVTLEILRGIKKKYEDFHKVVYDDDAIIQSVYLSKQYIQGRYLPDKAIDLIDEAGAKVRMRTFSKPKELIDMEASMEEIEVKKKQAVQNQSYEEAAFYRDRLNQIRNEYEVKKQEWVERTSSLIIPVTVDDIRETLSAMTGIPVKKLGGMEINKLANIETELKRRVIGQDEALEIVSKAIRRARIGLKPRNKPIGSFLFLGPTGVGKTELAKSLAEFLFGSEDNLIRLDMSEFMEKFTVSRLVGAPPGYVGYQEGGQLTEAVRRKPYAVILFDEIEKAHPDVFNILLQVMDDGRLTDSLNNVVNFSNTVIIMTSNLGVRDITNKGYLGFAKLSQEKAMEYENMKSKLMDDVKKYFSPEFLNRLDEIVVFRPLSKEIVKDIVSKMINEINTDLQINNISISITDEVKEFLAEKGFDPKMGARPLRKTIRKYIEDKVAQKIIEKGIDISLIAKENKKVIAFCDKVENDEVNIKIEISDISNQDKKRTKKLTDRRKKDEVLNINTNN